From the genome of Mycteria americana isolate JAX WOST 10 ecotype Jacksonville Zoo and Gardens chromosome 12, USCA_MyAme_1.0, whole genome shotgun sequence, one region includes:
- the NME3 gene encoding nucleoside diphosphate kinase 3, giving the protein MICLVLGLFAGLFQSACSRANERTFVAIKPDGVQRHLVGEIIRRFERKGLQLVGLKLLQASEELLKEHYIALRDRPFYSRLVKYMSSGPVVAMVWQGLDVVKTVRTMIGETNPAESRPGTIRGDFCVEVSKNVIHGSDSVESARQEISLWFRSEELTCWEDTAEHWIYA; this is encoded by the exons ATGATCTGCCTGGTGCTGGGCCTCTTCGCCGGCCTCTTCCAGAgcg cctgcagcagggccaACGAGCGCACCTTCGTGGCCATCAAACCGGACGGGGTCCAGCGGCACCTGGTCGGGGAGATCATCCGGCGGTTCGAGAGGAAGGGCCTGCAGCTGGTGGGGCTGAAGCTCCTGCAG GCCTCGGAGGAGCTGCTGAAAGAGCACTACATCGCCCTTCGCGACCGTCCCTTCTACAGCCGGCTGGTGAAGTACATGAGCTCTGGGCCCGTGGTGGCCATG GTCTGGCAGGGCCTGGACGTGGTCAAGACAGTTCGCACAATGATTGGGGAGACTAACCCAGCCGAATCCAGGCCTGGCACCATCCGGGGAGACTTCTGTGTTGAAGTCAGCAA gAATGTGATCCATGGCAGCGACTCGGTTGAGAGTGCCCGGCAGGAGATCTCCCTCTGGTTCCGCTCAGAGGAGCTGACTTGCTGGGAGGACACAGCTGAGCACTGGATCTATGCGTGA
- the LOC142416218 gene encoding LOW QUALITY PROTEIN: ubinuclein-1-like (The sequence of the model RefSeq protein was modified relative to this genomic sequence to represent the inferred CDS: substituted 2 bases at 2 genomic stop codons), with protein sequence MTEPHRVSFTTLHGPLSSSFLKRSQKDDGEQPQDSEPAANTVRITLHLFEPDDKRCPEFFYPDLLESCQGKVQDGSSGDKKKDPADPLNDDKNERHEVEALPRKSEEKYGGKRRRKDRIQDLIDMGYGYDESDSFIDNSEAYDELVPASLTTKYGGFYINSGILEFRSASEPEDDYVKEKKKKKKCPKKRKLKDGGEKMKKKKKDDSYDKEKKSKKSKFPKAGFTVLNASKEKKKKKKYSGPVSVKEMLKKFQKKDAQKKKDEEQKVATPSPAEPPAPREAEAMPDPLLSLFGHASDNDLLQAATAMDSLTDLDLERLLSESPEGSPFPDVEDGSDPIGMGLEQDFKQPPSLPEGLPAPCASAARKKCRINETADILLFLFQILXNXIKSIELQTRELNSQIRSGVYAHLAAFFPCSKDTLVKRARKLYLYEQGGRLKEPLQKLREAIGRAMPEQMAKYQEECQAHTQAKFAKELLCHLVKIKLDGYDLDKNKAQSLEDYVKTFLDGEVKPLWPKGWMQARFRLGVG encoded by the exons ATGACGGAGCCCCACAGGGTTTCGTTCACCACTCTCCACGGTCCACTGAGCAGCAGCTTCTTGAAAAGGTCTCAGAAAGACgatggagagcagccccaggACTCTGAACCGGCTGCAAACACTGTTCGAATCACACTTCATCTCTTCGAGCCGGATGACAAGCGTTGTCCGGAATTTTTCTACCCAGATCTTCTGGAGAGTTGTCAAGGGAAAGTACAAGATGGTTCTTCAGGAGACAAG aagAAAGACCCTGCTGATCCCCTTAATGATGACAAAAATGAAAGGCATGAAGTAGAGGCTCTTCCTAGgaagtctgaagaaaaatat GGTGGCAAGAGACGTAGAAAGGACCGTATTCAGGACTTGATTGATATGGGGTATGGGTACGACGAATCTGACTCCTTCATCGATAATTCTGAAGCG TACGATGAGCTTGTTCCAGCTTCTCTTACTACAAAGTATGGAGGGTTTTACATCAACTCGGGAATACTGGAATTTCGGTCAGCATCTGAACCTGAAGATGACTATgttaaagagaagaagaagaagaagaagtgtCCCAAG AAGCGGAAGTTGAAAGATGGAggtgaaaaaatgaagaagaagaagaaggatgaTTCTTAcgacaaggaaaagaaatccaaaaagtCCAAGTTCCCAAAAGCTGg CTTTACGGTGTTAAATGCaagtaaggagaagaaaaagaaaaagaaatactctgGCCCTGTTAGTGTTAAGGAGATGTTGAAGAAGTTTCAGAAGAAGgatgctcagaagaaaaaagatgaagagcaGAAAGTGGCAACTCCTTCACCAGCAGAACCTCCAGCCCCGAGGGAGGCGGAGGCGATGCCTGACCCTTTGCTCTCCCTCTTCGGCCATGCCAGTGATAACGACCTGCTTCAGGCAGCGACGGCTATGGACTCGTTAACTGACCTAGACCTGGAGCGGCTCCTCAGTGAATCCCCGGAAGGGAGTCCCTTTCCTGATGTGGAGGATGGGAGCGATCCTATTGGGATGGGCTTGGAACAGGATTTCAAGCAACCGCCATCCCTCCCAGAAGGCCTGCCAGCCCCCTGCGCTTCAGCTGCcaggaagaaatgcagaataaatgaGACTGCTGACatccttttgttccttttccagaTACTCTGAAACTAGATTAAAAG CATAGAGCTGCAGACGCGGGAGCTGAACAGCCAGATCCGGTCAGGGGTGTACGCCCACCTGGCTGCTTTCTTCCCGTGCAGTAAGGACACTCTGGTCAAGCGTGCCCGTAAGCTTTATCTCTACGAGCAG GGTGGCCGATTGAAGGAGCCTCTACAGAAGCTAAGGGAAGCCATTGGAAGggccatgccagagcagatggcCAAGTACCAGGAGGAATGCCAAGCCCACACTCAGGCCAAGTTTGCCAA GGAGCTGCTTTGCCACTTGGTGAAGATTAAGTTGGATGGTTATGACCTTGACAAGAATAAGGCTCAGTCTCTAGAGGATTATGTGAAGACCTTCCTAGATGGAGAGGTGAAGCCCCTTTGGCCAAAGGGCTGGATGCAGGCCAG ATTTCGACTGGGTGTGGGATGA
- the LOC142416217 gene encoding ubinuclein-1-like isoform X2, with translation MTEPHRVSFTTLHGPLSSSFLKRSRKDDGEQPQDSEPAATAVRITLTLFEPDHKRCPEFFYPDLLKSCRGKVKGGSSGDKKKDPADPLNDDEKERHKVEALARKFEEKYGGKRRRKDRIQDLIDMGYGYDESDSFIDNSEAYDELVPASLTTKYGGFYINSGTLQFRQASESEDDYVKEKKKKCPKKRKLKDGGEKMKKKKKDDSYDKEKKSKKSKFPKAGFTALNASKEKKKKKYSGALSVKEMLKKFQKEKDAQKKKDEEQKVATPSPAEPPAPREAEAMPDPLLSLFGHASDNDLLQAATAMDSLTDLDLERLLSESPEGSPFPDVEDGSDPIGIGLEQDFKQPPSLPEGLPAPLEKRIKELAQAARAAEGEGKQRFFTQDINNIILDIELQTRELNSQIRSGVYAHLAAFFPCSKDTLVKRARKLYLYEQGGRLKEPLQKLREAIGRAMPEQMAKYQEECQAHTQAKFAKMLEEEKDKEQRDRVCSDDEEDEEKGGKRVMGPRKKFQWNDEIRELLCHLVKIKLDGYDLDKNKAQSLEDYVKTFLDGEVKPLWPKGWMQARTLFKESRRVHGHLTSVLVKKKVIAPAKVKVKESSCKPDKKVSVSVPSMHSSSTLALSSEPQGGALGISAQTRELLSLGTAQAASSTGTPATFMDDSLDEDLIHNPTSSLEAVSKELAVLNSRAGGSPDFTLPAAPKAPPEKIPTLASSEEKRTFPKSNPSPTSSSGSLQSPLNFLAEQALALGQSSQDKKTENSNYKELSCQASPSKILPDAHQAKQKHHSLVRPSHGPQTCAPVPGSQVKVFHSGSQLQKTFTSPAPFVKLQNPKSSSPLPQRSLLQQVKSSTKAQSFHSSASPGSTQNSGSSHKSPGSSSSSLSYTGKHSSGSSSSGQSYKSPFVSGSLSKHGASSSSSSSGASANQGCSSGSLLPSVQTPSSGQASSRPSSSSSVKKTPVSQKLTLVAPPGGSNGDSSGGTQGVAKLLTSSLKPAVVSSTASSTSVPKGTSGAVLLTSSSSLSVLAPSYKSSNPKLPAALSSTPLGIISPIHSFPLHVISFSSDSSPKAGVSKDAIVTGPAPGTFHHGLGHNASQLHGKGSNAQQRKL, from the exons ATGACAGAACCCCACAGGGTTTCGTTCACCACTCTCCATGGTCCACTGAGCAGCAGCTTCTTGAAAAGGTCTCGGAAAGACgatggagagcagccccaggACTCTGAACCGGCTGCAACAGCTGTTCGAATCACACTTACTCTCTTCGAGCCGGATCACAAGCGTTGTCCGGAATTTTTCTACCCAGATCTTCTAAAGAGTTGTCGAGGGAAAGTAAAAGGTGGTTCTTCAGGAGACAAG aagAAAGACCCTGCTGATCCCCTTAATGATGACGAAAAGGAAAGGCATAAGGTGGAGGCTCTTGCTAggaagtttgaagaaaaatat GGTGGCAAGAGACGTAGAAAGGACCGTATTCAGGACTTGATTGATATGGGGTATGGGTACGACGAATCTGACTCCTTCATCGATAATTCTGAAGCG TACGATGAGCTTGTTCCAGCTTCTCTTACTACAAAGTATGGAGGGTTTTACATCAACTCAGGAACACTGCAGTTTCGGCAAGCATCTGAATCTGAAGATGACTATgttaaagagaagaagaagaagtgtCCCAAG AAGCGGAAGTTGAAAGATGGAggtgaaaaaatgaagaagaagaagaaggatgaTTCTTatgacaaggaaaagaaatccaaaaagtCCAAGTTCCCAAAAGCTGg CTTTACAGCATTAAATGCAAgtaaggagaagaagaagaagaaatactcTGGTGCTCTTAGTGTCAAGGAGATGCTGAAGAAGTTTCAGAAGGAGAAGgatgctcagaagaaaaaagatgaagagcaGAAAGTGGCAACTCCTTCACCAGCAGAACCTCCAGCCCCGAGGGAGGCAGAGGCGATGCCTGACCCTTTGCTCTCCCTCTTCGGCCATGCCAGTGATAACGACCTGCTTCAGGCAGCGACGGCTATGGACTCGTTAACTGACCTAGACCTGGAGCGGCTCCTCAGTGAATCCCCGGAAGGGAGTCCCTTTCCTGATGTGGAGGATGGGAGCGATCCTATTGGGATAGGCTTGGAACAGGATTTCAAGCAACCGCCATCCCTCCCAGAAGGCCTGCCAGCCCCTTTGGAGAAACGTATCAAGGAACTGGCTCAG gctgccagagctgcagagggAGAAGGCAAACAGAGATTCTTCACTCAGGATATCAACAACATCATACTGGA CATAGAGCTGCAGACGCGGGAGCTGAACAGCCAGATCCGGTCAGGGGTGTACGCCCACCTGGCTGCTTTCTTCCCGTGCAGTAAGGACACTCTGGTCAAGCGTGCCCGTAAGCTTTATCTCTACGAGCAG GGTGGCCGATTGAAGGAGCCTCTACAGAAGCTAAGGGAAGCCATTGGAAGggccatgccagagcagatggcCAAGTACCAGGAGGAATGCCAAGCCCACACTCAGGCCAAGTTTGCCAA GatgctggaagaggaaaaggacaaagaGCAGCGAGATAGAGTCTGCTCTGATGatgaggaggatgaagaaaagggagggaagcGCGTCATGGGACCGCGAAAGAAATTTCAATGGAATGATGAAATCAG GGAGCTGCTTTGCCACTTGGTGAAGATTAAGTTGGATGGTTATGACCTTGACAAGAATAAGGCTCAGTCTCTAGAGGATTATGTGAAGACCTTCCTAGATGGAGAGGTGAAGCCCCTTTGGCCAAAGGGCTGGATGCAGGCCAG GACACTGTTTAAGGAGAGCAGGCGTGTACATGGACACCTCACATCAGTCCT GGTGAAGAAGAAAGTTATAGCTCCTGCTAAGGTGAAAGTGAAG GAATCTTCCTGCAAGCCAGATAAAAAGGTCTCGGTTTCTGTTCCTTCGATGCACTCAAGCAGCACCTTAGCTCTGTCTTCAGAGCCCCAGGGAGGAGCTCTGGGCATCAGTGCGCAAACCAGAGAACTCTTGTCCCTTGGGACAGcccaagcagccagcagcactggcACTCCTGCTACCTTCATGGATGACTCCTTGGATGAGGACTTAATTCATAATCCCACTTCCTCCCTTGAAGCAGTCTCTAAGGAACTGGCTGTGCTGAACAGCAGAGCGGGAGGGAGCCCTGACTTTACTCTGCCTGCAGCTCCAAAAGCTCCACCAGAGAAGATCCCAACTCTTGCATCCTCAGAGGAGAAGAGGACATTTCCAAAGTCCAACCCGTCCCCTACATCATCCTCTGGTTCCCTCCAGTCTCCTCTAAATTTCCTGGCTGAGCAGGCCCTGGCATTGGGTCAATCTTCTCAAGACAAAAAGACAGAGAACTCTAATTACAAAGAGCTCTCCTGCCAAGCCTCCCCCAGCAAAATCCTTCCTGACGCGCACCAGGCTAAACAGAAACACCACAGCCTGGTCCGGCCAAGCCACGGGCCTCAGACCTGTGCCCCGGTGCCGGGTTCTCAGGTGAAGGTCTTTCACTCAGGCAGCCAGCTACAGAAAACTTTCACCTCCCCGGCTCCATTTGTCAAACTGCAGAATCCCAAGTcctcctccccactgccccaacgctccctcctccagcaggTCAAGTCATCAACCAAAGCTCAGAGCTTCCATTCCTCTGCATCACCAGGCAGCACCCAAAACTCCGGCAGCTCCCACAAGAGCCCAGGCTCATCCTCATCATCTCTCAGCTACACAGGAAAGCACTCAAGTGGCTCTAGCTCTTCAGGACAATCTTACAAATCGCCCTTCGTTTCTGGTTCCCTCTCCAAGCATGGCGcttcttccagcagctcctcATCTGGAGCTTCTGCAAAccagggctgctcctctgggagCTTGCTGCCCAGTGTGCAGACCCCTTCCTCGGGCCAGGCGTCCAGCCGCCCGTCCTCAAGCTCCTCTGTGAAGAAGACGCCCGTTTCACAGAAGCTGACTCTGGTGGCACCTCCTGGAGGTTCAAACGGAGATTCTAGTGGGGGCACTCAAGGAGTGGCCAAATTGCTGACCTCCTCCCTAAAGCCAGCTGTTGTTAGCAGCACCGCATCTTCTACCTCTGTGCCG aaaggaacTAGTGGAGCTGTGCTGCTAACAAGTTCTTCCTCCTTAAGTGTACTGGCTCCATCCTACAAGTCCAGCAATCCAAAGCTGCCAGCTGCCCTGAGCTCCACCCCGTTAGGTATTATCTCTCCTATTCATTCGTTCCCTCTTCATGTCATCTCCTTCAGTTCAGACTCCTCCCCAAAAGCAGGAGTATCAAAGGATGCAATAGTTACGGGACCTGCTCCAGGAACTTTCCACCACGGCCTTGGCCACA atgccTCTCAGCTTCATGGCAAAGGGTCCAATGCACAGCAGCGCAAGTTGTGA
- the LOC142416217 gene encoding ubinuclein-1-like isoform X1 has translation MTEPHRVSFTTLHGPLSSSFLKRSRKDDGEQPQDSEPAATAVRITLTLFEPDHKRCPEFFYPDLLKSCRGKVKGGSSGDKKKDPADPLNDDEKERHKVEALARKFEEKYGGKRRRKDRIQDLIDMGYGYDESDSFIDNSEAYDELVPASLTTKYGGFYINSGTLQFRQASESEDDYVKEKKKKCPKKRKLKDGGEKMKKKKKDDSYDKEKKSKKSKFPKAGFTALNASKEKKKKKYSGALSVKEMLKKFQKEKDAQKKKDEEQKVATPSPAEPPAPREAEAMPDPLLSLFGHASDNDLLQAATAMDSLTDLDLERLLSESPEGSPFPDVEDGSDPIGIGLEQDFKQPPSLPEGLPAPLEKRIKELAQAARAAEGEGKQRFFTQDINNIILDIELQTRELNSQIRSGVYAHLAAFFPCSKDTLVKRARKLYLYEQGGRLKEPLQKLREAIGRAMPEQMAKYQEECQAHTQAKFAKMLEEEKDKEQRDRVCSDDEEDEEKGGKRVMGPRKKFQWNDEIRELLCHLVKIKLDGYDLDKNKAQSLEDYVKTFLDGEVKPLWPKGWMQARTLFKESRRVHGHLTSVLVKKKVIAPAKVKVKESSCKPDKKVSVSVPSMHSSSTLALSSEPQGGALGISAQTRELLSLGTAQAASSTGTPATFMDDSLDEDLIHNPTSSLEAVSKELAVLNSRAGGSPDFTLPAAPKAPPEKIPTLASSEEKRTFPKSNPSPTSSSGSLQSPLNFLAEQALALGQSSQDKKTENSNYKELSCQASPSKILPDAHQAKQKHHSLVRPSHGPQTCAPVPGSQVKVFHSGSQLQKTFTSPAPFVKLQNPKSSSPLPQRSLLQQVKSSTKAQSFHSSASPGSTQNSGSSHKSPGSSSSSLSYTGKHSSGSSSSGQSYKSPFVSGSLSKHGASSSSSSSGASANQGCSSGSLLPSVQTPSSGQASSRPSSSSSVKKTPVSQKLTLVAPPGGSNGDSSGGTQGVAKLLTSSLKPAVVSSTASSTSVPKGTSGAVLLTSSSSLSVLAPSYKSSNPKLPAALSSTPLGIISPIHSFPLHVISFSSDSSPKAGVSKDAIVTGPAPGTFHHGLGHSLLAGLHSSPHHAAPLPHSALSTHLPQSLPDASQLHGKGSNAQQRKL, from the exons ATGACAGAACCCCACAGGGTTTCGTTCACCACTCTCCATGGTCCACTGAGCAGCAGCTTCTTGAAAAGGTCTCGGAAAGACgatggagagcagccccaggACTCTGAACCGGCTGCAACAGCTGTTCGAATCACACTTACTCTCTTCGAGCCGGATCACAAGCGTTGTCCGGAATTTTTCTACCCAGATCTTCTAAAGAGTTGTCGAGGGAAAGTAAAAGGTGGTTCTTCAGGAGACAAG aagAAAGACCCTGCTGATCCCCTTAATGATGACGAAAAGGAAAGGCATAAGGTGGAGGCTCTTGCTAggaagtttgaagaaaaatat GGTGGCAAGAGACGTAGAAAGGACCGTATTCAGGACTTGATTGATATGGGGTATGGGTACGACGAATCTGACTCCTTCATCGATAATTCTGAAGCG TACGATGAGCTTGTTCCAGCTTCTCTTACTACAAAGTATGGAGGGTTTTACATCAACTCAGGAACACTGCAGTTTCGGCAAGCATCTGAATCTGAAGATGACTATgttaaagagaagaagaagaagtgtCCCAAG AAGCGGAAGTTGAAAGATGGAggtgaaaaaatgaagaagaagaagaaggatgaTTCTTatgacaaggaaaagaaatccaaaaagtCCAAGTTCCCAAAAGCTGg CTTTACAGCATTAAATGCAAgtaaggagaagaagaagaagaaatactcTGGTGCTCTTAGTGTCAAGGAGATGCTGAAGAAGTTTCAGAAGGAGAAGgatgctcagaagaaaaaagatgaagagcaGAAAGTGGCAACTCCTTCACCAGCAGAACCTCCAGCCCCGAGGGAGGCAGAGGCGATGCCTGACCCTTTGCTCTCCCTCTTCGGCCATGCCAGTGATAACGACCTGCTTCAGGCAGCGACGGCTATGGACTCGTTAACTGACCTAGACCTGGAGCGGCTCCTCAGTGAATCCCCGGAAGGGAGTCCCTTTCCTGATGTGGAGGATGGGAGCGATCCTATTGGGATAGGCTTGGAACAGGATTTCAAGCAACCGCCATCCCTCCCAGAAGGCCTGCCAGCCCCTTTGGAGAAACGTATCAAGGAACTGGCTCAG gctgccagagctgcagagggAGAAGGCAAACAGAGATTCTTCACTCAGGATATCAACAACATCATACTGGA CATAGAGCTGCAGACGCGGGAGCTGAACAGCCAGATCCGGTCAGGGGTGTACGCCCACCTGGCTGCTTTCTTCCCGTGCAGTAAGGACACTCTGGTCAAGCGTGCCCGTAAGCTTTATCTCTACGAGCAG GGTGGCCGATTGAAGGAGCCTCTACAGAAGCTAAGGGAAGCCATTGGAAGggccatgccagagcagatggcCAAGTACCAGGAGGAATGCCAAGCCCACACTCAGGCCAAGTTTGCCAA GatgctggaagaggaaaaggacaaagaGCAGCGAGATAGAGTCTGCTCTGATGatgaggaggatgaagaaaagggagggaagcGCGTCATGGGACCGCGAAAGAAATTTCAATGGAATGATGAAATCAG GGAGCTGCTTTGCCACTTGGTGAAGATTAAGTTGGATGGTTATGACCTTGACAAGAATAAGGCTCAGTCTCTAGAGGATTATGTGAAGACCTTCCTAGATGGAGAGGTGAAGCCCCTTTGGCCAAAGGGCTGGATGCAGGCCAG GACACTGTTTAAGGAGAGCAGGCGTGTACATGGACACCTCACATCAGTCCT GGTGAAGAAGAAAGTTATAGCTCCTGCTAAGGTGAAAGTGAAG GAATCTTCCTGCAAGCCAGATAAAAAGGTCTCGGTTTCTGTTCCTTCGATGCACTCAAGCAGCACCTTAGCTCTGTCTTCAGAGCCCCAGGGAGGAGCTCTGGGCATCAGTGCGCAAACCAGAGAACTCTTGTCCCTTGGGACAGcccaagcagccagcagcactggcACTCCTGCTACCTTCATGGATGACTCCTTGGATGAGGACTTAATTCATAATCCCACTTCCTCCCTTGAAGCAGTCTCTAAGGAACTGGCTGTGCTGAACAGCAGAGCGGGAGGGAGCCCTGACTTTACTCTGCCTGCAGCTCCAAAAGCTCCACCAGAGAAGATCCCAACTCTTGCATCCTCAGAGGAGAAGAGGACATTTCCAAAGTCCAACCCGTCCCCTACATCATCCTCTGGTTCCCTCCAGTCTCCTCTAAATTTCCTGGCTGAGCAGGCCCTGGCATTGGGTCAATCTTCTCAAGACAAAAAGACAGAGAACTCTAATTACAAAGAGCTCTCCTGCCAAGCCTCCCCCAGCAAAATCCTTCCTGACGCGCACCAGGCTAAACAGAAACACCACAGCCTGGTCCGGCCAAGCCACGGGCCTCAGACCTGTGCCCCGGTGCCGGGTTCTCAGGTGAAGGTCTTTCACTCAGGCAGCCAGCTACAGAAAACTTTCACCTCCCCGGCTCCATTTGTCAAACTGCAGAATCCCAAGTcctcctccccactgccccaacgctccctcctccagcaggTCAAGTCATCAACCAAAGCTCAGAGCTTCCATTCCTCTGCATCACCAGGCAGCACCCAAAACTCCGGCAGCTCCCACAAGAGCCCAGGCTCATCCTCATCATCTCTCAGCTACACAGGAAAGCACTCAAGTGGCTCTAGCTCTTCAGGACAATCTTACAAATCGCCCTTCGTTTCTGGTTCCCTCTCCAAGCATGGCGcttcttccagcagctcctcATCTGGAGCTTCTGCAAAccagggctgctcctctgggagCTTGCTGCCCAGTGTGCAGACCCCTTCCTCGGGCCAGGCGTCCAGCCGCCCGTCCTCAAGCTCCTCTGTGAAGAAGACGCCCGTTTCACAGAAGCTGACTCTGGTGGCACCTCCTGGAGGTTCAAACGGAGATTCTAGTGGGGGCACTCAAGGAGTGGCCAAATTGCTGACCTCCTCCCTAAAGCCAGCTGTTGTTAGCAGCACCGCATCTTCTACCTCTGTGCCG aaaggaacTAGTGGAGCTGTGCTGCTAACAAGTTCTTCCTCCTTAAGTGTACTGGCTCCATCCTACAAGTCCAGCAATCCAAAGCTGCCAGCTGCCCTGAGCTCCACCCCGTTAGGTATTATCTCTCCTATTCATTCGTTCCCTCTTCATGTCATCTCCTTCAGTTCAGACTCCTCCCCAAAAGCAGGAGTATCAAAGGATGCAATAGTTACGGGACCTGCTCCAGGAACTTTCCACCACGGCCTTGGCCACA GTCTTCTAGCTGGCTTGCACTCCAGCCCCCACCATGCAGCGCCACTCCCACATTCTGCCCTGTCCACTCATTTACCGCAAAGTTTGCCAG atgccTCTCAGCTTCATGGCAAAGGGTCCAATGCACAGCAGCGCAAGTTGTGA